From Apium graveolens cultivar Ventura chromosome 9, ASM990537v1, whole genome shotgun sequence, the proteins below share one genomic window:
- the LOC141684935 gene encoding uncharacterized protein LOC141684935: MTNQPLKRILHRADMTGRLAAWMVELSQFHIEYLSHSAMKSQILSVFVVECNFDTSTTEETMFPQMPILFMSTDLQQHNQGVQEALLAGIRLAIELEVKVLEIFGDSQLVTKQLQGEFKAHDVRMSTYLNLAMSLLGKVSSWTIKNICREDNQWADALSKLASSVAATSEAIYVEERNASSIDMDTPYVDMLKVNEISSVTDWRQPILKYILQNKLPQDKGEARAISYKANNYYVLENKLYRRGLVEPLLRCLGPEESHTSIIKVHTGICGDHLGGKNLALKIMRQGLFWPIMRSDCEDFLRKCKSCQIYGAVSHQPSVEMIQIVNPCLFYQWGIDIVGPFPKSKNQAQNILVAVDYVTKWIEARPLAKIREKEMIEFLMEFIIFRFGVSRIVVTDNETQFEGEKFTKTL; this comes from the exons ATGACTAATCAACCCCTGAAGCGCATCTTGCACAGAGCAGATATGACAGGGCGTCTCGCTGCTTGGATGGTCGAACTTAGCCAGTTTCACATCGAGTACCTATCCCATAGTGCAATGAAATCCCAAATCCTATCAGTCTTTGTTGTAGAATGCAATTTTGACACATCTACAACTGAAGAAACGATGTTCCCACAGATGCCTATACTCTTTATGTCGACGGATCTTCAACAACATAATCAGGGGGTACAG GAAGCATTGTTAGCAGGAATACGCCTAGCGATTGAGCTAGAAGTGAAAGTTTTAGAAATATTTGGTGATTCCCAGCTTGTCACCAAACAACTACAAGGCGAGTTTAAGGCACATGATGTTCGAATGTCGACATATTTGAATCTAGCCATGTCTCTGCTGGGGAAAGTTTCGTCATGGACAATCAAGAACATTTGCAGGGAAGACAACCAATGGGCTGACGCCTTGTCTAAATTAGCATCATCCGTCGCTGCAACATCAGAGGCAATTTATGTCGAAGAAAGAAATGCTTCCTCTATTGATATGGATACTCCATACGTCGACATGCTGAAGGTTAATGAAATCTCCTCTGTTACAGATTGGCGTCAACCTATTTTGAAGTACATCTTGCAGAATAAATTGCCACAAGATAAGGGTGAAGCCAGAGCCATTTCATACAAGGCAAATAACTATTATGTGCTAGAAAACAAATTATATCGACGAGGGCTCGTGGAGCCACTACTCCGATGCTTGGGACCAGAAGAGTCTCACACCTCGATAATCAAAGTCCATACAGGAATTTGCGGGGATCATTTGGGTGGAAAGAATTTAGCCCTTAAAATAATGAGGCAGGGTTTATTTTGGCCCATAATGCGAAGTGACTGTGAGGATTTCTTGCGAAAATGTAAATCATGTCAGATATATGGAGCGGTATCTCATCAGCCCTCGGTGGAAATGATCCAGATTGTCAACCCATGTCTCTTCTACCAATGGGGTATAGACATCGTGGGTCCCTTCCCGAAGTCCAAAAACCAGGCACAAAACATCTTAGTGGCTGTTGACTACGTAACAAAATGGATTGAGGCAAGACCATTAGCCAAAATCCGAGAGAAGGAGATGATCGAGTTTCTAATGGAGTTCATTATATTCAGGTTTGGGGTCTCAAGAATTGTGGTAACTGACAATGAAACTCAATTTGAAGGAGAAAAGTTCACCAAAACACTTTGA